Proteins encoded by one window of Carcharodon carcharias isolate sCarCar2 chromosome 30, sCarCar2.pri, whole genome shotgun sequence:
- the best2 gene encoding bestrophin-2 encodes MTITYTARVANVRFCSFSKLLVLWKGSIYKLLYKEFLVFSFMYAVLSVAYRFVLMEEQKRYFEKLALYCNHYANLIPMAFVLGFYVTLVVNRWWSQYTSIPLPDRLMCVISGNVHGTDERGRMLRRTMMRYASLSALLILRSVSTAVIKRFPTMDHVVEAGFMTRDERKKYESLHSPYNKYWIPCVWFTNLAANGRKEGRIRDDNALKLLMEELNTFRAKCSLLFHYDWISIPLVYTQVVTIAVYSFFMTCLIGRQFLDPAQGYAGHDIDLYVPVFTLLQFFFYAGWLKVAEQLINPFGEDDDDFETNRLIDRNFQVSMMAVDDMYQDLPLMEKDRYWNESNPRPPYTAATVFVLQKPSFQGSTFDMTISKDDMHFQPMEEIEENMEQGNRHHVPLFSRLLPTGPSPASFRSNIARTARPFHLLKRRNSVSSDASMYSCLCQDTQSTVCSCGTYTDHKPLTKIHFLSEDAQPDGRGSEAGESGLNLGGEEKAGTPSAGSAPALQAFGRDGPPDTPSRAGGSAAAAWEADGPSSPAAGEGAPRPILPCDPHVGGHQERGCGGQSPPGRGRPAGETTPPVAFSARRPGSPLLLLLPPTPTPSYPYPGLPADAGFVETCPRPGAHGHPLRLPLAPAQLVVAAAAAAAKRPLCGSAGGSEDGSSPLHSPEPLRVNGREPPHSNPPTPGCQGERSEQGLD; translated from the exons ATGACTATCACCTATACAGCCAGAGTCGCTAATGTCCGCTTTTGCAGTTTTTCCAAACTGCTGGTTCTATGGAAAGGGAGCATCTACAAGCTCCTCTACAAGGAATTCCTCGTCTTCTCCTTCATGTACGCAGTCCTCAGTGTTGCTTACAG GTTTGTGCTCATGGAAGAGCAGAAGAGATACTTTGAGAAACTGGCCCTGTATTGCAACCACTATGCTAACCTGATCCCCATGGCTTTTGTGCTTG GGTTTTATGTCACCCTCGTCGTGAACCGTTGGTGGAGCCAATACACGAGCATCCCACTCCCTGACCGGCTCATGTGTGTCATCTCTGGCAACGTTCACGGTACAGATGAACGGGGGCGCATGCTTCGGCGCACGATGATGAGATACGCCAGCCTCTCCGCCCTCCTTATCCTCCGCTCGGTCAGTACAGCGGTCATCAAACGTTTCCCAACAATGGatcatgtggtggaggcag GGTTTATGACCAGAGATGAACGAAAGAAATATGAAAGTCTTCACTCTCCCTATAATAAGTACTGGATTCCATGTGTATGGTTCACAAACCTGGCTGCAAATGGTCGGAAAGAAGGACGAATAAGGGATGACAATGCACTCAAGCTGTTAATGGAG GAACTGAATACTTTCAGAGCCAAGTGCAGTcttctctttcactatgactggATCAGTATCCCACTGGTGTACACACAG GTCGTCACCATTGCAGTGTACAGTTTCTTTATGACCTGCCTGATTGGACGACAGTTTCTTGACCCTGCCCAAGGCTACGCAGGGCATGACATTGACCTGTATGTCCCTGTGTTCACCCTACTGCAGTTCTTCTTCTACGCTGGCTGGCTGAAG GTAGCAGAACAACTAATAAACCCCTTTGGAGAAGATGATGATGATTTTGAAACAAATCGTTTGATCGATCGAAACTTTCAG GTGTCAATGATGGCGGTCGATGACATGTATCAGGATTTGCCCCTCATGGAAAAGGATCGATACTGGAATGAGTCCAACCCTCGTCCcccatacactgctgccactgtgtttgTGCTGCAGAAAccatccttccagggctccacattCGACATGAC GATTTCGAAAGACGACATGCACTTTCAGCCGATGGAAGAGATCGAGGAGAACATGGAACAGGGCAATCGGCACCATGTGCCGCTGTTCAGCCGCCTCCTGCCCACCGGCCCGTCGCCAGCGAGTTTCCGCAGCAACATTGCCCGCACCGCCCGACCTTTCCACCTGCTGAAGCGCAGGAACAGCGTGTCCTCCGACGCCTCCATGTACAGCTGCCTGTGCCAGGACACCCAGTCCACCGTCTGCTCCTGCGGCACCTACACCGACCACAAGCCCCTGACCAAGATCCACTTCCTCTCGGAGGACGCCCAGCCGGACGGGAGGGGGAGCGAGGCCGGAGAGAGCGGCCTCAACCTGGGCGGCGAGGAGAAGGCGGGGACGCCGTCGGCGGGGTCCGCGCCGGCCCTCCAAGCTTTCGGCCGGGACGGGCCGCCGGACACCCCCAGCCGGGCCGGCGGCAGTGCCGCCGCCGCCTGGGAAGCGGACGGGCCCAGCTCGCCCGCCGCCGGGGAGGGCGCTCCGCGTCCGATACTGCCGTGCGACCCGCACGTCGGCGGTCACCAAGAGCGCGGCTGCGGAGGCCAGTCCCCCCCCGGTCGCGGCCGCCCGGCGGGGGAGACGACCCCGCCGGTCGCTTTCTCGGCCAGGCGCCCCGGctcgcccctcctcctcctcctcccccccacccccaccccctcctaccCCTACCCCGGGCTCCCGGCGGACGCCGGCTTCGTGGAGACCTGCCCTCGCCCAGGGGCGCACGGCCACCCTCTGCGGCTGCCCCTCGCCCCGGCCCAGCTGGTggtggcggcggcggcggcggccgcCAAGCGCCCCCTGTGCGGATCGGCGGGGGGGTCCGAGGACGGGAGCTCCCCCTTGCACAGCCCGGAGCCGCTGCGTGTCAACGGCAGGGAGCCCCCCCATTCAAACCCCCCCACTCCCGGCTGCCAAGGAGAAAGGAGCGAGCAAGGTTTGGACTGA